One region of Zingiber officinale cultivar Zhangliang chromosome 7B, Zo_v1.1, whole genome shotgun sequence genomic DNA includes:
- the LOC122005493 gene encoding probable F-box protein At2g36090, which yields METAAVEDLHPDLIAGVIRLLDGPTLAALSCANVRFRSLAGEPDLWRDLCLSSWPSLGHPRLLRLLASSHRSFFADVFPSPVCTVADFACGGDGESSLPSELISAVDLRHRGSVVLSLVVETDTSTSWFMAAPFRIDADAERKGEGGSSVFSPEELTLSWAVIDPHHRRAVSATSRRPVTVDRHWITGEMVVRFALVLGEECAVVAVVNIGEETGQVREIYLVAEGVEGACLSGREGLAVLRSAMEGGRRRGEEHDAKKRWEEFAGRRQKMKETAAKLERLVDLTCAAVGAAAFLALFALAVAR from the coding sequence ATGGAGACTGCTGCTGTCGAGGACCTCCACCCGGACTTGATCGCCGGCGTGATCCGCCTTCTCGACGGGCCTACGCTCGCCGCGCTCAGCTGCGCCAACGTCCGCTTTCGCTCCCTCGCCGGCGAACCTGACCTCTGGCGTGACCTCTGCCTCTCCTCCTGGCCGTCCCTCGGCCACCCGCGCCTACTCCGGCTTTTGGCGTCCTCGCATCGCTCCTTCTTCGCCGACGTGTTTCCTTCCCCTGTTTGCACCGTCGCCGACTTCGCCTGCGGCGGCGACGGCGAATCCAGCCTTCCGTCAGAGCTTATCTCAGCCGTCGACCTCCGGCACCGCGGATCGGTTGTCTTGTCTCTCGTCGTCGAGACGGACACGTCGACGTCGTGGTTCATGGCCGCGCCGTTCCGCATCGACGCCGACGCGGAGAGGAAGGGCGAGGGAGGTTCCTCTGTTTTCTCGCCCGAGGAGCTGACGCTGAGCTGGGCCGTCATCGACCCACACCATCGGCGTGCAGTGAGCGCGACGAGCCGCCGTCCGGTGACTGTTGACCGGCACTGGATCACCGGCGAGATGGTTGTACGTTTCGCGCTGGTGCTCGGCGAGGAGTGCGCCGTCGTGGCGGTGGTCAATATTGGCGAGGAAACAGGGCAGGTGCGGGAGATATACCTGGTGGCCGAGGGCGTGGAAGGCGCGTGTTTGAGCGGGAGGGAGGGTCTGGCGGTGCTCCGGTCGGCCATGGAGGGCGGCCGGAGGCGAGGAGAGGAGCACGACGCAAAGAAGCGGTGGGAGGAATTCGCCGGGCGACGGCAGAAGATGAAGGAGACAGCGGCGAAACTGGAGAGGTTAGTGGATTTGACCTGCGCCGCTGTGGGCGCCGCCGCTTTCTTGGCGCTCTTCGCCCTCGCCGTCGCCAGGTAA
- the LOC122005494 gene encoding cationic amino acid transporter 7, chloroplastic-like: MMEKPHGRLSAASSSSSAPSPTSSFASVKSYGRALAQTPRRLRRRAGSVTTTYEEMSRVRARSGADMDRSLRWLDLVGFGIGGMVGAGVFVTTGRAAKLYAGPAIVLSYAIAGLCALLSSFCYTEFAVDMPVAGGAFSYLRVTFGEFAAFLTGANLIMEYVFSNAAVARSFTAYLGSAIGVDTTAKCRFTVAGLPEGFNQIDLLAVAVILLISICICYSTKESSVLNMALTAIHIAFILFIIVVGFWRGHVRNLTHPANPGESPGGFLPYGVAGVFNGAAMVYLSYIGYDAVSTMAEEVRHPARDIPIGVSGSVAVVTLLYCLMAVSMSMLVPYDAIDAESPFSAAFDETAGWGWASKVIGAGASFGMLTSLLVAMLGQARYVCVIGRSGVVPAWLAKVNPKTCTPVNASACLGVITAAIALFTDLNVLLNLVSIGTLFVFYMVGNAVIYRRYVSAGSTDPRPTVSFLLAFSAVSLAFTLLWKLAPAGTAKAVLLGGCAAAAVVLLQVFQSLVPEARKPEHWGLPLMPWTPAVSIFLNVFLLGSLDAPSYLRFAVFSGFAVVVYVFYSVHSSFDADENGDLFKVEDEHAGLAGRASSASAV, encoded by the exons atgATGGAGAAGCCACATGGTCGTCTCAGCGCCGCATCCTCTTCCTCTTCCGCTCCCTCTCCGACGTCGTCGTTCGCGAGTGTCAAATCCTACGGGCGGGCGCTTGCGCAGACGCCCCGGCGGCTGCGGCGGCGCGCGGGGTCCGTGACCACCACCTACGAAGAGATGAGCCGGGTCAGGGCCCGGTCTGGGGCCGACATGGACCGGTCCCTGCGGTGGCTAGACCTCGTCGGGTTCGGGATCGGTGGCATGGTCGGGGCTGGGGTGTTCGTGACAACCGGCCGCGCTGCCAAGCTCTACGCCGGCCCCGCCATCGTGCTCTCCTACGCCATAGCTGGCCTCTGCGCCCTCCTCTCCTCCTTCTGTTACACCGAGTTCGCCGTCGATATGCCCGTCGCCGGAGGCGCTTTCAGCTACCTACGTGTCACATTCG GGGAATTTGCGGCGTTTTTGACGGGGGCGAACTTGATAATGGAGTACGTGTTCTCCAACGCGGCGGTGGCCCGGAGCTTCACGGCTTATCTGGGCAGCGCCATCGGGGTCGACACCACCGCCAAGTGCCGCTTCACCGTCGCCGGCCTCCCCGAGGGCTTCAACCAGATTGATCTTCTCGCCGTCGCCGTTATCCTCCTTATCTCCATCTGTATCTGTTACAG CACTAAAGAGAGTTCCGTGCTCAACATGGCGCTGACAGCGATCCACATCGCCTTCATCCTCTTTATCATCGTCGTGGGGTTCTGGCGTGGCCACGTCCGCAACCTGACCCACCCGGCGAATCCGGGGGAGAGCCCCGGTGGGTTCCTGCCCTATGGGGTTGCCGGAGTCTTCAACGGCGCCGCCATGGTTTACCTCAGCTACATCGGCTACGACGCCGTCTCCACCATGGCGGAGGAGGTGCGCCACCCTGCGCGCGACATCCCCATCGGCGTCTCCGGCTCCGTCGCCGTTGTCACGCTCCTCTACTGCCTCATGGCCGTCTCGATGTCCATGCTTGTCCCCTACGACGCC ATCGACGCGGAGTCCCCGTTCTCGGCGGCGTTCGACGAAACCGCCGGATGGGGATGGGCGTCGAAGGTGATCGGAGCAGGAGCAAGCTTCGGAATGTTGACCTCGCTCCTAGTTGCCATGTTGGGACAAGCTCGGTACGTCTGCGTCATTGGACGGTCCGGAGTCGTCCCTGCCTGGCTCGCAAAAGTCAACCCCAAGACTTGCACTCCCGTCAACGCCTCGGCCTGCCTCG GAGTTATTACGGCGGCGATCGCTCTGTTCACCGACCTGAACGTCCTACTCAACCTCGTCTCCATCGGCACCCTCTTCGTCTTCTACATGGTCGGCAACGCCGTCATCTACCGCCGCTACGTCTCCGCCGGCTCCACCGATCCGCGGCCGACCGTCTCCTTCCTGCTCGCCTTCTCCGCCGTCTCCCTCGCCTTCACGCTGCTATGGAAGCTCGCTCCGGCAGGCACGGCCAAGGCGGTGCTCCTCGGCGGCTGCGCCGCAGCGGCCGTCGTCTTGCTGCAGGTGTTCCAGTCCCTGGTGCCGGAGGCGAGGAAGCCAGAGCACTGGGGGTTGCCGCTGATGCCGTGGACTCCGGCCGTCTCCATTTTCCTCAACGTCTTCCTGCTGGGGTCGCTGGACGCCCCGTCGTACTTGAGGTTCGCCGTCTTCTCGGGCTTCGCCGTGGTCGTCTACGTCTTCTACAGTGTGCATTCCAGCTTCGACGCCGACGAAAATGGCGATCTATTTAAAGTAGAAGACGAGCATGCGGGGCTTGCGGGAAGAGCTTCAAGTGCTTCCGCAGTATGA